A region of the Clostridium estertheticum subsp. estertheticum genome:
CCTGGAATATGAGGTGTTACACCATAAGTTCTTTTCCCATCTCTTACCTTTTGAAGTACAGCATGTTTAGGTTCCATTAAATTGCCTCCTATTCCATGGAGAGCTTAACAATTATTGTATCCTCTCCACATTTACTTTCTTGTAATTTGATTAACTCCAATTATACCATTATGCCCTATCGCTTTAATGAAATTATAAGTATATTCATCATTTGAATTTTCAACAAATGCTTTAGTCCATTCATGTCTAAGGTTATAAAATATATTTATGTCTCCATTTACCGTTTCCCAATAAATTTTATGAATACAACTTGTAGTTTCCCATTCAAATATATCCTCTTCTGATTTTATAGGCCTTGTTACTCTATCACAAGGCATACCTTCTAATAGGTAATTATTAAGTGCATTAAATACTTCTTCTGGGCTTCCCGGCATTTCCTTTGCTCTTGACATCTCCCCAACCGTTTTACCTTGCTTTATAAAACATTCATGTGCAATAACCTCTGCTTCTTTTTCATTCTTCTTAATCATTTCTGTTATTATAAATGCTATTCTCGTTTCAACTTTTTCAATTTTATCCGAAAGCCACCCATGTATATTAGATACATCAATTATATCCTCTATACTTTTGCTTGTGTCTATTGGGCTACCGTAAGCTAGTGATCTTTCAATAACATCCTTTGCATTATCACCGTATTTATCTATATATACTTTTTTTAATTTTAATTCTAAGTCCTCAGCTAATAAAATCTTACCAAATACCCATGTGTGAATAGGTGCTAAAAAAGCGCTCATTATTATTCCTCCAATATTTAATTATTTTTTTAATCTACAAATTTATATCTTAATAATACTGTATATAGGCTAAATTTACTGTAACCTATGTTACCATTTTAGATAATACATAATTTAATTGTTATGGGACAATTACTATACTTTATCTGAAAAAATAAAGAGAGCATTTAATGCTCTCCCTACCACTAATTTTTTAAAAGCTGTTAATTATACTTTTATTACGCTTTAATACACTTTAGAATTTTGGAAGAAATTTAATTATTTATCAACTCTTATTGCTGATTTACGTTTCGCCTTTTTCATATCAGACGCCTCAATAGTTTCTGGCTTCTTGGGTTTATTATCCTTTTCTTTAGCCGGTGTACTCATTTCTTTATATGGCATAAAATCACTCCTTTATAAAGTATTTTTTACTTTTAATGAAATTTTATTCATGCCTTTCTTTACTATATCACCTTTTTTTACTACAATAGCTCTAAAATGTGCATATGTGGTTTCTATAATATCACCATTGTTATAAGTAGCACACAGATAACGTCTTTTTTCGTCTTAAATCATTCAATATTATACCTCCTATGACACTTGCTTAATATGACCTTTTGTACCATAAATTAAATATTATTCAAATATTCTTTTATTTATATTTTTAACTATATGGTATACTATAGGTTGAATAATAAAATTTTTATAGATTAAAAAATACTATATAATTTATTATCTACATCATATAGATAAACTTAATTTTAGATGTTGAAATACTAATTCTAAAATATAAAAAGGAAGGTAGTGACTTTATGAGCACTTTCATGTTTAAAAATGAAAATTATAAATATACTCCTGTGAGTAATATTTTTATAGATAAGTTTATGCCTAGAGCTAGAGGTGAATTTGTTAAAGTTTATCTTCTCGGACTAAAGTATTGTACATCTGGAGAAATAGGTGCTACATCTTCTGTAATAGCAAATACTCTTGGACTTCTAGAAACGGATGTTGTTAATGCTTGGAACTTCTGGAATGATGAAACCATAATTAAAATGACTCCAATTGATAATATGGGTAATTTTAATATTGAATTTTTAGACCTTTTAGATGTTCCAAATGAGAATATACAAGGTATAAATCTACTCGAGGAATTAACCAACTCCTCAATAAAAGGCATGCTACAGGATATTGAAAAACTATTAGCCAAACCATTATCACCAAAAGAAATGACAATGTATCTAAGCTGGCAAAAAGATTATAATTTTCCCCCAGAATTAATACTTCTATTAATTCAATACTGCGTATCAAAAGGTAAAGTTGATTATAGGTATATTGAAACCATTGCCATTGCATGGCATGATGCAGATATTAAAAATATTGAAGATGCCCAATCTTATATAAAGAAACATGAAGATAAATGGATAAATATTAG
Encoded here:
- a CDS encoding DnaD domain protein — translated: MSTFMFKNENYKYTPVSNIFIDKFMPRARGEFVKVYLLGLKYCTSGEIGATSSVIANTLGLLETDVVNAWNFWNDETIIKMTPIDNMGNFNIEFLDLLDVPNENIQGINLLEELTNSSIKGMLQDIEKLLAKPLSPKEMTMYLSWQKDYNFPPELILLLIQYCVSKGKVDYRYIETIAIAWHDADIKNIEDAQSYIKKHEDKWINIRKILNYLGIKAPEIMKPQEQILDKWINVYKFSLEIIFKACDICFDRLNRADFKYIDGILNSWFKDGINSLQDIEKKDKKHALTNKRNTAGGKPAKGSFNDYEQRAYDFDELEKKLLGWDKND